A portion of the Pseudarthrobacter sp. L1SW genome contains these proteins:
- a CDS encoding vitamin K epoxide reductase family protein, with protein MPSISPLSGTHAPERTVDPDTSAAGALPPMTRNRPLGWLLVITGVVGWLASGTLVLEKLEVLKDPNHTTVCDVNPWISCGQVMQTWQSSLFGFPNMFIGIVAFAITITVGMALLAGANFARWYWLGLQAGVTLGFAFVVWLWSQALYAIHILCPFCMIVWAAMIPLFVWVTIRNISTGVIPVPAKAARILGDSGWIITALLYVAVIATIFFAFIQVFAGTSGF; from the coding sequence ATGCCCAGCATTTCCCCCCTCAGCGGCACCCACGCGCCGGAACGGACTGTGGACCCGGACACCAGTGCGGCCGGAGCCCTCCCGCCCATGACCCGCAATCGGCCCCTCGGCTGGCTGTTGGTCATTACCGGCGTGGTCGGCTGGCTGGCCTCCGGAACGTTGGTCCTGGAGAAACTGGAAGTCCTCAAGGACCCCAACCACACCACTGTGTGCGACGTGAACCCGTGGATCTCCTGCGGCCAGGTGATGCAGACGTGGCAAAGCTCGCTGTTTGGCTTCCCCAACATGTTCATCGGCATCGTGGCGTTCGCGATCACCATAACGGTGGGAATGGCGCTGCTTGCGGGTGCCAATTTCGCCCGGTGGTACTGGCTGGGCCTGCAGGCCGGCGTCACGCTGGGCTTTGCGTTTGTGGTGTGGCTGTGGTCCCAGGCGCTGTACGCCATCCACATCCTGTGCCCGTTCTGCATGATTGTCTGGGCGGCGATGATTCCGCTGTTCGTGTGGGTGACCATCCGGAACATCAGCACCGGCGTGATCCCGGTGCCCGCCAAGGCCGCGCGCATCCTGGGCGACTCCGGCTGGATCATCACGGCACTGCTCTATGTGGCCGTCATCGCCACCATCTTCTTCGCCTTCATCCAGGTTTTCGCCGGAACGTCAGGGTTCTAG
- the ndk gene encoding nucleoside-diphosphate kinase, giving the protein MTTERTLVLIKPDGVARNLTGAILARIEAKGYTLAELKKVDASRELLEQHYEEHVGKPFYEPLVEFMLSGPVVAAIFEGHRVIEGFRSLAGTTDPTTAAPGTIRGDFGRDWGLKVQQNLVHGSDSTDSAEREIKIWFQG; this is encoded by the coding sequence GTGACCACTGAGCGCACCCTCGTCCTGATCAAGCCCGACGGCGTCGCCCGTAACCTCACCGGCGCCATCCTGGCCCGGATCGAAGCCAAGGGCTACACCTTGGCCGAACTCAAGAAGGTTGACGCCTCGCGCGAACTCCTGGAGCAGCACTATGAGGAGCATGTGGGCAAACCCTTCTACGAGCCCCTGGTGGAATTCATGCTCAGCGGCCCCGTTGTTGCAGCCATCTTCGAGGGCCACCGGGTCATCGAGGGCTTCCGGTCCCTGGCGGGCACCACCGACCCCACCACGGCAGCCCCCGGCACCATCCGCGGCGACTTCGGCCGCGACTGGGGCTTGAAGGTCCAGCAGAACCTGGTGCACGGTTCCGACTCCACGGATTCCGCCGAGCGCGAGATCAAGATCTGGTTCCAGGGCTGA
- a CDS encoding DUF4233 domain-containing protein → MAKLTKAQREWRPGMPKKRRSTKVMFASTVLLLEAFVMFFATLAVFGLRRGEFPPALILGVGIGLSVVMIVACAFLTRPWGIGLGWILQLVLILTGIIEPAMFLVGTLFAAAWWYGIRTGIRLDREAGERAREQAEWEAAHPDQAAGPASGPGQQPQSP, encoded by the coding sequence GTGGCCAAGCTGACCAAAGCGCAGCGTGAATGGCGCCCGGGCATGCCTAAGAAGCGCCGCTCCACGAAGGTGATGTTTGCATCCACCGTGCTGCTGCTGGAAGCATTCGTTATGTTCTTCGCCACCCTGGCAGTGTTCGGGCTGCGGCGCGGGGAATTTCCGCCGGCCCTCATCCTGGGGGTGGGGATCGGGCTCAGCGTTGTGATGATTGTGGCCTGCGCCTTCCTCACCCGGCCCTGGGGCATCGGGCTGGGCTGGATCCTGCAGCTCGTCCTGATTCTCACCGGCATCATCGAGCCCGCCATGTTCCTGGTGGGCACCCTGTTCGCAGCGGCCTGGTGGTACGGCATCCGCACCGGAATCCGGCTGGACCGCGAGGCCGGGGAGCGCGCCCGCGAGCAGGCGGAGTGGGAAGCCGCCCACCCGGACCAGGCGGCGGGGCCGGCGTCGGGGCCGGGGCAGCAGCCGCAGTCCCCCTGA
- a CDS encoding folylpolyglutamate synthase/dihydrofolate synthase family protein produces MTDEFSVESVYAELLGRAPENKMEPRLAPLFRAMDVLGEPNKAFPIIHVTGTNGKTSTARMIESVLRAHGLSTGRYTSPHLSKVTERISIDGHPVSDETFVRIWDEIRPYLEIVDSELEAEGQPRLTYFECLTILGFAIFADQPVNVAVIEVGLGGITDATNVGDGQVSVITPISLDHTDLLGDTTEDIAYEKAGIIKPGGYLISAAQPLDAAQVLLEKAKEVGVPFRFEGVECGVESRAVAVGGQVVSIQGIAGRYPELLVPLHGAHQAQNAAVAVAALEAFFGGEKELDFEVLQEGFANVTSPGRLEVVRTAPTIIVDAAHNPDGIKASAAALQEAFTFTRLVPVVGVLKEKDAEEILRQLKESLGGMAEEFCFTQSNSPRAVPAAELAELAVELGFGEDNVHIAEKLDDALEWAVERAEANDDLSGGVLVTGSITLVAEARILLGKTEA; encoded by the coding sequence ATGACTGACGAATTTTCCGTAGAGAGCGTCTACGCCGAACTGCTGGGCCGGGCGCCGGAAAACAAGATGGAGCCGCGCCTCGCGCCGCTGTTCCGCGCCATGGACGTTCTGGGGGAGCCCAACAAGGCGTTCCCGATCATCCACGTCACCGGCACCAACGGCAAGACCTCCACCGCCCGCATGATCGAATCCGTGCTGCGGGCCCATGGCCTCAGCACCGGACGGTACACCAGCCCGCACCTGTCCAAGGTCACGGAGCGGATCAGCATCGACGGCCACCCGGTTTCCGACGAGACCTTCGTCCGGATCTGGGACGAAATCCGGCCCTACCTGGAGATCGTGGACTCGGAGCTTGAGGCCGAGGGCCAGCCCCGGCTCACCTACTTCGAATGCCTCACCATCCTGGGCTTCGCGATCTTCGCGGACCAGCCGGTGAACGTGGCCGTCATCGAAGTGGGCCTGGGCGGCATCACCGATGCCACCAACGTGGGCGACGGGCAGGTCTCCGTTATCACGCCCATTTCCCTGGACCACACCGACCTCCTGGGTGACACCACGGAGGACATCGCCTACGAAAAGGCCGGCATCATCAAGCCGGGCGGCTACCTCATCAGCGCCGCCCAGCCCCTTGACGCGGCGCAGGTCCTGCTGGAGAAGGCCAAGGAGGTGGGCGTGCCGTTCCGCTTCGAAGGCGTGGAATGCGGCGTGGAGTCCCGGGCCGTGGCGGTGGGCGGGCAGGTTGTGAGCATCCAGGGCATCGCCGGGCGCTACCCGGAACTGCTGGTACCGCTGCACGGCGCCCACCAGGCGCAGAACGCTGCGGTGGCTGTGGCCGCCCTTGAGGCGTTCTTCGGGGGCGAAAAGGAACTCGACTTCGAGGTGCTGCAGGAAGGCTTCGCCAACGTGACGTCGCCGGGCCGGCTTGAAGTGGTGCGTACCGCGCCCACCATCATTGTGGACGCTGCACACAACCCGGACGGCATCAAGGCGTCCGCTGCCGCCCTCCAGGAAGCCTTCACCTTCACCAGGCTGGTTCCGGTAGTTGGCGTGCTGAAGGAAAAGGACGCCGAGGAGATCCTCCGGCAGCTCAAGGAGTCGCTCGGCGGGATGGCGGAGGAGTTCTGCTTCACCCAGTCGAACTCCCCGCGCGCAGTGCCCGCAGCGGAACTGGCCGAACTCGCGGTTGAGCTCGGTTTCGGCGAGGACAACGTGCACATCGCAGAAAAGCTCGACGACGCACTGGAATGGGCGGTGGAACGCGCCGAAGCAAACGACGACCTGTCCGGGGGAGTCCTGGTAACGGGCTCCATCACCCTGGTGGCCGAGGCCCGGATCCTGCTCGGAAAGACGGAGGCCTGA
- the ileS gene encoding isoleucine--tRNA ligase translates to MTYYPKASASTSASASSTGGAGVSASVKFPEIEERILKYWDQDGTFQASIDQRSADAPGGQPGSNEFVFYDGPPFANGLPHYGHLLTGYAKDLVGRYQTQRGKRVERRFGWDTHGLPAELEAMKQLGMTDKTQIEAMGIDKFNDACRASVMKYADEWRNYVTRQARWVDFDNDYKTLNVEYMESVLWAFKQLHEKGLTYNGYRVLPYCWKDETPLSNHELRMDDDVYKNRQDQTVTVTFPITAGKSELSRQLAGVQALAWTTTPWTLPTNAALAVGPSITYAVLPAGPNGIKAASPEAPVTGSFLLAADLVGSYAKDLGYDDFEAAQAAVVSTHTGAELEGLEYQPLWQDFADNEKYGMENAWRFLAADYVTTTDGTGIVHQAPAYGEDDQKVCEEAGIPVILSVDEGAKFLPLFKHGDLHDIVGLQVFEANKPITQVLRAQGRLVRQASYEHSYPHCWRCRNPLIYRAVSSWYVEVTKFKDRMSELNQEINWIPGNVKDGQFGKWLENARDWSISRNRYWGSPIPVWQSSDPEYPRTDVYGSLAEIEADFGRLPLNKDGQVDLHRPFIDELTRPNPDDPRTPEEGQSVMRRVEDVLDVWFDSGSMPYGQVHYPFQNEAWFDTHNPADFIVEYIGQTRGWFYMLHILSTALFDRPAFRNVISHGIVLGSDGQKMSKSLRNYPDVSEVLDRDGSDAMRWFLMSSPILRGGNLVVTEQGIRDGVRQVILPLWNVYSFFTLYTNASNVVDGTAAGYDAKLRYDGYADTLDQYLLANTGELVGTMTERLDEYDISGACDALRSYLDMLTNWYVRRSRQRFFDESVDAFDALYTALETVARVAASLLPLVSEEIWRGLTGGRSVHLADWPDANLFPANPGLVEAMDRVQQICSTGSSLRKAANLRVRLPLQELTVVAPGADALGGFAGVVADELNLRSVRLLDAEAASPEEFGIEQKLVVNARAAGPRLGKNVQQAIKGSKSGDWSISEAGVVTAGGLELEPQEYTLETVVAESADGAGSRAAAVLPGGGFVVLNTEVTPELEAEGLARDMVRAIQQARKDAGLNVSDRIRTTVTARQNVVDALLANADLVKGETLTVDLAAEPSDAAEPAVAVEKVEA, encoded by the coding sequence ATGACGTATTACCCCAAGGCCTCAGCCTCCACTTCTGCCAGCGCGTCGTCCACCGGCGGTGCCGGTGTTTCCGCCTCCGTGAAGTTTCCGGAGATCGAAGAGCGCATCCTGAAGTACTGGGACCAGGACGGCACCTTCCAGGCCAGCATCGACCAGCGCAGTGCGGACGCCCCCGGCGGCCAGCCCGGCAGCAACGAGTTCGTCTTCTATGACGGCCCTCCCTTCGCCAACGGACTGCCGCACTACGGCCACCTGCTGACGGGATACGCCAAGGACCTGGTGGGCCGCTACCAGACCCAGCGCGGCAAGCGCGTGGAGCGCCGCTTCGGCTGGGACACCCACGGGCTGCCCGCCGAACTTGAAGCCATGAAGCAGCTGGGCATGACGGACAAGACGCAGATCGAAGCCATGGGCATCGACAAGTTCAACGACGCATGCCGCGCCTCCGTGATGAAGTACGCCGACGAATGGCGCAACTACGTCACCCGCCAGGCACGCTGGGTGGACTTCGACAACGACTACAAGACCCTCAACGTGGAGTACATGGAGTCCGTCCTCTGGGCGTTCAAGCAGCTGCACGAAAAAGGCCTCACCTACAACGGCTACCGGGTCCTGCCGTACTGCTGGAAAGACGAAACGCCGCTGTCCAACCATGAGCTGCGCATGGACGACGACGTGTACAAGAACCGCCAGGACCAGACCGTCACGGTGACCTTCCCCATCACCGCGGGCAAATCCGAGCTGTCGCGCCAGCTGGCCGGCGTCCAGGCCCTCGCCTGGACCACGACGCCCTGGACGCTGCCCACCAACGCGGCGCTCGCCGTCGGGCCTTCCATCACCTACGCCGTGCTGCCGGCCGGCCCCAACGGCATCAAGGCTGCGTCCCCGGAGGCGCCTGTCACGGGAAGCTTCCTCCTGGCGGCCGACCTGGTGGGCAGCTACGCCAAGGACCTCGGCTACGACGATTTCGAGGCCGCGCAGGCCGCCGTGGTGTCCACCCACACCGGCGCGGAACTTGAAGGCCTGGAGTACCAGCCGCTGTGGCAGGACTTCGCAGACAACGAAAAGTACGGCATGGAAAACGCCTGGCGGTTCCTGGCTGCCGACTACGTCACCACCACCGACGGCACCGGCATCGTCCACCAGGCCCCCGCCTACGGCGAGGACGACCAGAAGGTGTGCGAGGAGGCCGGCATCCCGGTGATCCTCTCCGTGGACGAAGGCGCCAAGTTCCTGCCGCTGTTCAAGCACGGCGACCTGCACGACATCGTGGGCCTGCAGGTATTCGAGGCCAACAAGCCCATCACGCAGGTGCTGCGCGCCCAAGGACGGCTGGTCCGCCAGGCCAGCTATGAGCACAGCTACCCGCACTGCTGGCGCTGCCGCAACCCGCTGATTTATCGCGCCGTGTCCTCCTGGTACGTGGAAGTCACCAAGTTCAAGGACCGCATGTCCGAGCTGAACCAGGAAATCAACTGGATCCCGGGCAACGTCAAGGACGGCCAGTTCGGCAAGTGGCTGGAAAACGCCCGTGACTGGTCCATCAGCCGGAACCGTTACTGGGGCAGCCCCATCCCCGTGTGGCAGTCCAGCGATCCCGAGTACCCCCGCACGGATGTGTATGGTTCGCTCGCGGAGATCGAGGCCGACTTCGGCCGGCTGCCGCTGAACAAGGACGGCCAGGTGGACCTGCACCGCCCGTTCATCGACGAACTGACCCGGCCCAACCCGGACGATCCCCGGACCCCCGAAGAGGGCCAGTCCGTGATGCGCCGCGTGGAGGACGTGCTGGACGTCTGGTTCGACTCCGGTTCCATGCCTTACGGCCAGGTGCACTACCCCTTCCAGAACGAGGCGTGGTTCGACACCCACAACCCTGCCGACTTCATCGTGGAGTACATCGGCCAGACCCGCGGCTGGTTCTACATGCTGCACATCCTCTCCACGGCCCTGTTCGACCGTCCGGCGTTCCGCAACGTCATCAGCCATGGCATCGTGCTTGGCTCGGACGGGCAGAAGATGTCCAAGAGCCTGCGGAACTACCCCGACGTCTCCGAGGTCCTGGACCGTGACGGCTCGGACGCGATGCGCTGGTTCCTGATGTCCAGCCCCATCCTCCGCGGCGGCAACCTTGTGGTCACCGAGCAGGGAATCCGCGACGGCGTCCGGCAGGTCATCCTGCCGTTGTGGAACGTGTACAGCTTCTTCACGCTGTACACGAACGCCTCCAACGTAGTTGACGGTACAGCGGCCGGGTATGACGCGAAGCTGCGCTATGACGGCTATGCAGACACGCTGGACCAGTACCTGCTCGCCAACACCGGCGAACTGGTGGGCACCATGACGGAACGCCTGGACGAGTACGACATCTCCGGTGCCTGCGATGCCCTCCGCAGCTACCTGGACATGCTCACCAACTGGTACGTGCGCCGCAGCCGGCAGCGGTTCTTCGACGAGAGCGTTGACGCGTTCGACGCGCTCTACACCGCGCTGGAAACGGTGGCCCGCGTGGCTGCGTCCCTGCTGCCGCTGGTTTCCGAGGAGATCTGGCGCGGCCTCACGGGCGGCCGCTCCGTGCACCTGGCTGACTGGCCGGACGCCAACCTGTTCCCGGCCAACCCGGGACTGGTGGAGGCGATGGACCGCGTGCAGCAGATCTGCTCCACCGGCTCCTCGCTGCGCAAGGCAGCGAACCTGCGCGTGCGCCTCCCGCTGCAGGAGCTCACGGTTGTGGCACCCGGTGCGGATGCGCTGGGAGGCTTCGCCGGCGTCGTCGCCGATGAACTGAACCTGCGCTCGGTCCGCCTGCTCGACGCCGAAGCCGCGTCCCCGGAGGAGTTCGGCATCGAGCAGAAGCTCGTGGTCAACGCCCGGGCCGCCGGCCCGCGGCTGGGCAAGAACGTCCAGCAGGCCATCAAGGGCTCAAAGTCCGGTGACTGGTCAATCAGCGAAGCCGGGGTGGTCACCGCCGGCGGCCTCGAGCTCGAGCCGCAGGAGTACACGCTGGAGACCGTGGTGGCGGAGTCCGCGGACGGCGCCGGTTCACGTGCTGCCGCAGTCCTTCCCGGCGGCGGCTTCGTGGTCCTGAACACCGAGGTCACCCCCGAACTGGAAGCCGAGGGACTGGCCCGCGACATGGTCCGCGCCATCCAGCAGGCCCGCAAGGACGCCGGACTGAACGTCAGCGACCGGATCCGGACCACGGTGACTGCCCGGCAGAACGTCGTCGACGCCCTGCTCGCCAACGCCGACCTGGTCAAGGGCGAGACCCTTACCGTGGACCTGGCGGCAGAACCCTCGGACGCCGCCGAGCCGGCTGTAGCCGTCGAAAAAGTGGAGGCCTGA
- a CDS encoding endonuclease/exonuclease/phosphatase family protein — MANSARLRAALRPGRAYTWLWFLLTVPLVGLSVLRAIPAVWPLRGIQLLAFTPWLAAPAAAALLLALLGRNRWHAAVSSALLACLAFWLFPLPAGKRVPGDGPTVELRVMTFNSKLGQADARTVVRLVRENRIDVLAVQEHSQAFQERLAAEGLAALLPESVTDPADNAGGSAVYSRFPLEETGRVGGTAFRMPILRITVTSQGRAGVLEVTNVHTRAPVEHMAGQWRGDLAAVGRVAAGGGSRLFIGDFNATYDHAEFRSLLRGGDGQGLVDVGVAAGARLVPTWPMDGQLLPGVTIDHVVTSPDIWSSSYAVHRVDGSDHAAITAVLDVPAR, encoded by the coding sequence ATGGCCAATTCTGCACGGCTTCGGGCGGCTTTGCGCCCCGGCAGGGCTTACACATGGCTCTGGTTCCTCCTTACCGTGCCGCTGGTGGGCCTGTCGGTTCTCCGGGCCATCCCGGCGGTGTGGCCGTTGCGCGGCATCCAGCTGCTCGCCTTCACCCCGTGGCTGGCGGCGCCGGCCGCGGCGGCCCTCCTGCTGGCCCTGCTGGGACGGAACCGCTGGCATGCTGCTGTCAGCTCGGCGCTGCTGGCCTGCCTGGCCTTCTGGCTCTTCCCGCTCCCGGCAGGCAAGCGGGTACCCGGTGACGGGCCGACAGTGGAGCTAAGGGTAATGACCTTCAACTCGAAGCTCGGCCAGGCCGACGCCCGCACGGTTGTCCGCCTGGTCCGGGAGAACCGGATCGATGTCCTTGCCGTCCAGGAGCACTCCCAGGCGTTCCAGGAGCGCCTCGCTGCCGAAGGCCTGGCCGCGCTACTGCCGGAAAGCGTGACGGATCCCGCCGATAACGCCGGCGGCAGCGCCGTGTACTCGCGGTTCCCCCTTGAGGAAACCGGGCGGGTTGGCGGCACTGCTTTCCGGATGCCCATCCTACGGATTACCGTCACGTCGCAGGGCAGGGCCGGGGTGCTGGAAGTGACCAATGTCCATACCCGGGCACCGGTGGAGCACATGGCAGGGCAGTGGCGCGGTGACCTGGCCGCCGTTGGAAGGGTGGCCGCCGGCGGCGGGAGCAGGCTCTTCATCGGAGACTTCAACGCCACCTACGATCACGCCGAGTTCCGCAGCCTCCTGCGCGGCGGGGATGGTCAGGGACTTGTGGACGTGGGCGTTGCGGCCGGCGCACGGCTGGTGCCCACCTGGCCCATGGACGGGCAGCTGCTGCCCGGCGTCACCATCGACCACGTTGTGACGAGCCCGGACATATGGAGTTCCAGCTACGCGGTGCACCGGGTGGACGGAAGCGACCATGCGGCGATCACGGCGGTCCTGGACGTCCCCGCCCGCTGA
- a CDS encoding SDR family oxidoreductase — protein sequence MTDVSQKKAAVVTGASSGIGEATVRALAADGWTVFAVARRADRLAALAEETGAVAVPADISEDDDVSRLVAQVAEAGGIDTLINIAGGARGADTIASANTEDWDWMYRVNVLGTMKLTRAFLPMLRANGEGTVLNLTSTAGLAAYEGGGGYNAAKFAQHAMTGALRLEEAEHNVRVIEVAPGLVQTEEFAVNRLGDRQAADKVYQGVEKPLTAGDVADVVRYAVTAPHHVNLDQIVIRPVAQAANYKLIRKN from the coding sequence ATGACTGACGTTTCACAGAAAAAAGCAGCAGTGGTGACCGGCGCAAGCAGCGGAATCGGGGAGGCCACCGTCCGCGCCCTCGCGGCGGACGGGTGGACCGTATTTGCCGTGGCGCGCCGCGCAGACCGCCTCGCCGCGTTGGCGGAGGAAACGGGTGCTGTCGCCGTCCCCGCTGACATTTCGGAGGACGACGACGTGTCCCGGCTTGTGGCGCAGGTGGCCGAAGCGGGCGGCATCGACACGCTGATCAACATCGCAGGCGGTGCCAGGGGTGCCGACACCATCGCTTCAGCCAACACCGAGGACTGGGACTGGATGTATCGGGTCAACGTGCTGGGCACCATGAAACTCACGCGGGCGTTCCTGCCGATGCTGCGTGCCAACGGCGAAGGGACGGTGCTCAACCTCACCTCGACCGCGGGGCTGGCGGCCTATGAGGGCGGGGGCGGCTACAACGCGGCGAAATTCGCCCAGCACGCCATGACGGGGGCGCTCCGCCTGGAAGAGGCCGAGCACAATGTCCGCGTGATCGAGGTGGCGCCCGGGCTGGTCCAGACCGAGGAGTTCGCTGTGAACCGGCTCGGGGACCGGCAGGCCGCTGACAAGGTCTACCAGGGGGTCGAAAAGCCGCTCACGGCCGGCGACGTAGCTGATGTGGTCCGCTACGCGGTGACTGCTCCGCACCACGTGAACCTGGACCAGATTGTGATCCGCCCCGTGGCCCAGGCCGCAAACTACAAACTGATCCGCAAGAACTGA
- the valS gene encoding valine--tRNA ligase: MAEDKQGTDTPTTAPINVPDKPALEGLEAALTQRWLAEGTYKFRRETTRDQVYSIDTPPPTASGSLHVGHMFSYTQTDVLARYQRMTGKNVFYPMGWDDNGLPTERRVQNFYGVRCDPSIPYNPDYRPPAQPAKNQRDFDVVSRRNFIELCEELAVEDEKVFENLFQTLGLSVDWELTYRTIDDNSRAVSQRAFLANLAAGDAYMAEAPTLWDVTFRTAVAQAELEDREVPGAYYRYPFFTEDGQKIHIETTRPELLAACAALVANPDDERYQPLFGKKVTSPLFGVEVEVKAHPLAKADKGSGIAMVCTFGDLTDVTWWRELQLPTRAIVGRDGRIVSEAPEWITTDIGREAFAAIAGKTVFSAKEEVVKLLAAADLLEGEPKKIMHPVNFYEKGDKPLEVVTSRQWYIRNGGRDEDRRERLIARGREIDFHPAFMRSRYENWISGLNGDWLVSRQRFFGVPIPVWYPLDADGNPDYDSPIVPSDEQLPVDPAADAAPGFDEGQRDVPGGFTGDADILDTWATSSLTPKIVGGWKRDEDLFAKVFPFDVRPQGHDIIRTWLFSSVVRADALENSAPWKHAAISGWILDPDRKKMSKSKGNVVVPTDVLEEYGSDAVRYWAASAKLGADTAYEIAQMKIGRRLAIKLLNASKFVLNLGATEDSVLSEDLSVLSNPLDRAVLAQLADVVAQSTKAFENYDYARALQITESFFWQFTDDYVELIKDRAYGAAGEAEQASVLAALATTLDALLRLFAPFLPFATEEVWSWWRKGSVHRAEWPAALAVPDGDTTMLATVGVALSGVRKAKSEAKVKQRTEVLSATITAPVGLAGQLNAGLADLKAASNAREISVVVGEGDLSVTDVELAATEEPAKA; encoded by the coding sequence ATGGCTGAAGACAAACAGGGTACAGACACGCCCACCACCGCCCCCATCAACGTTCCGGACAAGCCGGCCCTCGAGGGCCTCGAAGCTGCCCTCACGCAGCGCTGGCTGGCCGAGGGAACCTACAAGTTCCGCAGGGAGACAACCCGGGACCAGGTCTACTCGATCGACACTCCCCCGCCCACCGCTTCCGGTTCACTGCACGTGGGGCACATGTTCTCCTACACGCAGACTGACGTGCTGGCGCGCTACCAGCGCATGACCGGCAAAAACGTCTTCTACCCGATGGGCTGGGACGACAACGGCCTGCCCACCGAACGCCGGGTGCAGAACTTCTACGGGGTCCGCTGCGACCCCTCCATCCCGTACAACCCTGACTACCGGCCGCCGGCGCAGCCTGCCAAGAACCAGCGGGACTTCGACGTCGTCTCCCGCCGGAACTTCATCGAGCTCTGTGAAGAGCTGGCGGTGGAGGACGAGAAGGTCTTCGAGAACCTGTTCCAGACACTCGGCCTGTCCGTCGACTGGGAGCTGACCTACCGCACCATCGACGACAACTCGCGGGCGGTCTCGCAGCGCGCGTTCCTGGCGAACCTGGCGGCGGGCGACGCCTACATGGCGGAGGCACCCACCCTTTGGGACGTAACGTTCCGTACCGCGGTGGCCCAGGCCGAACTCGAAGACCGCGAAGTCCCCGGAGCGTACTACCGCTACCCGTTCTTCACCGAGGACGGGCAGAAGATCCACATCGAGACCACCCGACCCGAACTGCTGGCCGCCTGTGCCGCGCTGGTGGCAAATCCCGACGACGAACGGTACCAGCCGCTGTTCGGCAAGAAGGTCACGTCCCCCCTCTTCGGCGTCGAGGTTGAGGTCAAGGCCCATCCGCTCGCCAAGGCGGACAAAGGGTCCGGCATCGCGATGGTGTGTACGTTCGGTGACCTGACCGACGTCACCTGGTGGCGCGAACTGCAGCTGCCCACCCGCGCCATTGTTGGCCGGGACGGCCGGATCGTCAGCGAGGCTCCGGAGTGGATCACCACGGACATCGGCCGTGAAGCCTTCGCCGCGATTGCCGGCAAGACGGTCTTCAGCGCCAAGGAAGAGGTGGTGAAACTCCTCGCCGCCGCTGACCTGCTCGAGGGCGAGCCCAAGAAGATCATGCACCCCGTGAACTTCTACGAAAAAGGCGACAAGCCCCTGGAAGTGGTGACGTCCCGCCAGTGGTACATCCGCAACGGCGGCCGCGATGAGGACCGCCGGGAGCGGCTTATTGCCCGGGGTCGGGAGATCGACTTCCACCCTGCCTTTATGCGTTCCCGCTACGAGAACTGGATTTCGGGACTCAATGGTGACTGGCTGGTGTCCCGCCAGCGTTTCTTCGGCGTGCCCATCCCGGTCTGGTACCCGCTGGATGCTGACGGCAACCCGGACTACGACTCCCCCATCGTGCCCTCCGACGAGCAGTTGCCCGTGGACCCGGCGGCGGACGCTGCGCCCGGCTTCGATGAAGGCCAGCGCGATGTTCCCGGGGGCTTCACCGGTGACGCGGACATCCTGGACACCTGGGCCACCTCCTCTTTGACGCCCAAGATCGTGGGCGGCTGGAAGCGCGACGAAGACCTCTTCGCCAAGGTGTTCCCCTTCGACGTCCGGCCCCAGGGCCACGACATCATCCGGACCTGGCTGTTCTCTTCGGTGGTGCGCGCCGACGCTTTGGAAAACAGCGCGCCGTGGAAGCACGCCGCCATCTCCGGCTGGATCCTGGACCCGGACCGCAAGAAGATGTCCAAGTCCAAGGGCAACGTGGTGGTGCCCACCGACGTGCTGGAGGAATACGGCTCGGACGCCGTCCGGTATTGGGCCGCCTCCGCCAAGCTCGGGGCCGACACCGCCTATGAAATTGCGCAGATGAAGATCGGCCGCCGCTTGGCAATCAAGCTGCTGAACGCCTCCAAGTTCGTCCTGAACCTGGGCGCCACTGAGGACTCGGTGCTTTCGGAAGACCTCTCCGTGCTCAGCAATCCGCTGGACCGGGCGGTCCTGGCACAGCTCGCCGACGTTGTGGCCCAGTCCACGAAGGCCTTCGAGAACTACGACTACGCACGGGCGCTGCAGATCACGGAGAGCTTCTTCTGGCAGTTCACCGACGACTACGTGGAACTCATCAAGGACAGGGCCTACGGCGCCGCGGGCGAAGCGGAACAGGCCTCGGTGCTTGCAGCACTGGCCACCACCCTGGACGCCCTGCTGCGGCTCTTTGCCCCGTTCCTGCCGTTTGCCACGGAAGAGGTGTGGAGCTGGTGGCGCAAGGGCTCGGTCCACCGCGCCGAGTGGCCGGCCGCCCTGGCGGTGCCGGATGGCGACACCACCATGCTCGCAACCGTCGGTGTTGCCCTCAGCGGTGTCCGCAAGGCCAAGTCCGAAGCCAAGGTGAAGCAGCGCACGGAGGTCCTGTCCGCCACCATCACGGCCCCTGTTGGACTGGCAGGGCAATTGAACGCCGGCCTGGCCGACCTGAAGGCAGCCTCCAATGCCCGCGAAATCTCAGTAGTGGTAGGCGAGGGTGACCTGAGCGTGACCGACGTGGAACTGGCCGCCACGGAGGAACCGGCAAAAGCCTAG